DNA sequence from the Pempheris klunzingeri isolate RE-2024b chromosome 9, fPemKlu1.hap1, whole genome shotgun sequence genome:
CTGTTTCTAATACAGTCTCTGATTATCAAGGCGTTTGCTTTGTCAACAGGTGACATATCTTTTTCTTCAGTTCTGTACATTTACTGTAACGACCTGTGCTCATACAGAAGCTGGAAATGTGATCTGTGTCAGCATTATGTCATCTTGTGATGGAGAGATTGTACCCATGAAGCCCCTAGCCACACAGCAGACTGTAAGGTAATGGTGCAGAGGGGTGAGGGGATGATTTAATGTAGGTTTGGGTGAGTAGTGGGGGATGGTGGTAATGAAGCCTCTCCATGTATCCCCTGGGAAGGTCACTGCACAGCACAAGTCCTGCTCCATCAGCCTGATGTCAGACAGCTCTGTGCAATTTATCTGTTTGCTCCTTTCCGGCTGCCTTTAGTGCTGCCTTAAAGTGACCTCACCTCACTGTGAGGAGGCTGCTCTTATGCACACTGTAGCCTGCCCCTTTTTAGGTGTAATACGGTAATGCAGTCTGCAGTCACTCACCACAGCCAGTGAAGCGGCTTTTTCAGTCCTGCCTCAGATGTAGTCAGAGCAGTCTgggaggaggtgtgtggaggtggttCGTCCACCTGGACCACTGTTTGTCCTGGAGCTCAGGGTCGTCTCCCTAGCTGGGGTGGGGCTCCAGCACCTACGCCTCAGGCTGAGGCTGGATCATGGGCTGTTCGGGCAGCAGAGCGTGCCTTGGTGCTCCCTGCGCTGCAGAGAAGGTAACTGGCTTCTACATTGTTCTACACTGCAGTGAGGAATAGATGCAGTTCTGGGGTACAGCAGGACAGGATGGACTATATTTGCTTTTGTAAACCGATCAGTGAAGTGATATTTGGCTCGTCTTTCTTAGCCTAGGTTCATGATTGAATTATGCAAGCTGGgtgatgttgtgttttgtgtgtcaagTCGTTAATGTGAATCAGCAAAGTAAGACAAAGGTATTGAATGAGAGGTAAACAGTTTTTGGATCATCTATGCGTCAGTTTGAAGTCTGGAGAAGCACTGCAGCTACAGTGCACCCTCCTCTTTACTGCAAAACTGAGTCAGAAAGGGAGAAGTAAAGGAGTTAGGCTGACTGAACACGAGAGACGTCAAGTTTCCTTAATCCCCCTCCCCTCATCCCTggtaatgtttttcttttgttagctgctgctgctgtggtgtcagtgtgtttacatttaGCCTTCAAACACAGTGTCTTGGAAGGAAGACCCGTATTCATTATGTGTCAGGGTGTTTCCCTCACAGAACCTCCCTCCTTTTAAATTCATAATGCTGGAAACTGTGCTCATTTGTGGTCTCGCCTGTGATGATGCTTTCTGTGTCAAATCTTCTTCAGGAGCATGTGTGTAactgtttacttttttttatttctctctctctctgcagcgtGATGAAGCTACAAAGCATTGCAGGGAGCTGTCCCAGGAGCTGGTCAACCTTCAGGGAGAGCTGGGTAAGTTAGGTCACCTTggtcacacacaccagctctgTTTTTAAAGTTGTTATCACCAAAGTACACACTCCTGGTACTGGGTCTGCTTTTAGTTTACATGACAAGTCAGGAAACCTTTGGGATCATGTTGGTACAGATAATTAGGACAATACAGTTTTCCTGTTTTGGctattgtatgtttttgttattttttttccccattagaagtatttaatttttttttcttattatctaTTCTATCCATTTATCATTAATTTTGATGTTTATGGCATATGGTAGACATTATTCTATATTAGTGAATCACCCAGTGTGTGAATTCCTCCGGACTGACAGTCATGCAGTTTACATTGtttatcaaataaattaatctgtatttaataatgaaataGGTCAGTGCTGTGCCTTGAAGTGGTTTGTGCCGTGATGGGTTATCATCTCTCATTTGATGGAACTGCCATGTCCCAAAATTGTTTTAAAGAATGAAATGTTATCATGTCTGATCAGAGAACGTCCCCTGTGGCTCCTCCTCCACTCGTTAATTGCTTTGTCCTCCCCTGTAAATCAGATAGCTGTTTGTAaaggcatgtgtgtgtcaaagtgttGCATAGTAGAGTGGTGGCAGCTCATTCCCCAGGGAGTGGCaggctgacctctgaccccacaCAGGACGGGCTCCCAGTGCTGGAATGCCACAGCACCTGAGGCCTTGTGAAGGCTTGGGGACAACGGCCCATGTTTCATGTCCAGCCGGAGCGCTGTCACACTGAATAGCCTTACAGGCACAGGCACATGCACGCTCAGACACACCAgctttcatctctctcacttaaagcagcagtggtgtTTTGGCTCCTCCCTCGCAGCCTCGGGACTTCCACATGACTGCTCTTATATGCTGAGCGCTGTTACATCTGCGCTTTAACACATTCTTCACTTCAGGGAGGCCGTGAGACCTGCGCTGAACTCAGCAGCATCTTTTTGTATTATGTGTAGTAAGTTTGCTTTTAGTTTATTTCCTCCTTCGGCTGTGTCCCTGCCTGCTTTTCCAATGATCTCAGTCCTCATACAGCAATAAATTACAGTCTTGGGCCACAGCCAAAATTTTGATACAACCACACCCCCCTCCCCGTTATCATTCCTCGCACGGAAAATTCTGTCTGCCTTTATTCAGCATCTGCATTATCTGTGACACTTCCAAACCTGCTGACGGTGGGCCAAAATACAGCTAACTTTAGATTAACTGGGCCCTCCTCCCCTGTAAGAGGCATGAGGTGTTTGTAAGGGGTGGATTTGGACTAGAAAGGCTCATGTGACCAGATCTGTTGCATATAGTCGCGTAGTGCTGGGCTCTGTTTGTTGAGTTGTACGGACCAAAGCCTGATAGATAGTCGCTATGTCAGCTTGGCCTCTGTTCCTGGATCAGCTGCCGTTATTCCACTCTGTAAGTGAATCTTGGGGCTcacacactgcagtgctgtTCCTTCACACTGTAGGTCAGTACTTAGCTGCACGAAATCACAGACTCTTCATGATTTAAATTGCAACAATGCACAGTGCCAACTCGTAGTTGGATCAAATGCAGCATGTGTCCATCACATCTAACAAGGGGAATCTTCATATGtgtgaaagatgctaaaaagaGCTGTTCATGAGTTCTTTCACTATTACAACATTATATTGTGGTCACCACATCTGTTGTAGAACGCCCACCACTGAAGTCCCACTGTTTCCAGTTGTGGTCTATTGTCATTCCCTGTATGTGAGACCAAACCTTTTAAAGAAAATCACCTGCTTAAAGGAACGACCGACATTCTAGATGTGCACAGCTGTCTTTCTTCCCCAACACCATCAGTGACCTCACTGGTGAGTTGAAGTTCTCATCGGCTGGTAACTCTGGCTGCTGAGTGTCAACAGTGTTTGTGCTCAAGCACTTAAACTGGAGACAGGTTATGGAGTTGGTCCCTGTCACCCACTCCAGAGCCGATATAAACACTTGGCCAAGGAAAGAGTTGGAAAATActtaacagaataaaaacaaaacccacCAATTTCTCCAACTTACAAATGGCAAATCACCAGCTGTGGAAGAGTCTGTTTTAAGAATCAGTTACCTGTGTTACCGATTTGAAGATATTGTAAAATAAGACTTGTTACCGTATTCCCATCTGCCTATAAATATCTGCAGTGTAGTTGGCACACGCAGTCAAGTGCAAGAGGAACCTCCCCTACAAAGTCATTTTTTCCATTCCTTTTTGGAGCACATGTAGTGTCACATTTACTCCAAGGGAGGCCTTTGCTGAACAGAGATTCCTCAACAGATACCGTATTTATTACACAAGCAGCTACTCACAGAATTCCACATCTGCCCTATTCCCATGAATGACGGTctgcacatgcagcacacagtcaCTGAACACCATGCAAATGTCCTGTCACCCTTTCAGCAGCTTTCTGTTTCTTCCTTCCAGTTTGCTCCATCGGTTCATCTGAACGcttggagaaggagaaggatgAGCTGCGCGTCGCTCTGGAGGACGCCCTGCAGACGCTGCAGGAGCAGCACCAGAAGGACCTGGCCGAGCTGGAGCAGAGACTACAGGCCTTCTACCAGGCCGAGTGGGACAAGGTCCACCTCACCTACCAGGAGGAGGCTGACAAGTGCAAGACTCTGATGGAACAGCAGGTTTACTTTCATGCATAAACTCTTCTATTATTGAATTACTTTACTTTGAATTGATTTGATAAAGGTTCAGACACCAGTGCGGGGCGGGTGTTCTGATGCCAtatatctttaaaatgtttgtttctgtgcttcAGAAGGGAATGACTGGAAACATCTTAATGCAAAACAGCACTCAGTGATGGCCTAAGATCAGTAATGCTGTGGTTTTAAATCAAGATTATCCTGTGTCCTCTTTAAAGATGGGAGAGCTTAAAGCCAATCATGAAGCCATGAAGCTGGAACTAGAGAACAGCCAtacagagcagctgcagtgtgttaaACAGCAGTATGAGATGTCACTGGAAGGTGAGTGACTGGACCAAATTATTGAGACTACATCTTTGTAGAGCTACATTTTAAGGGTTTGTTTGAAGCTGACTCAAGATAAGAAAGCCCTGGGTGATATTCTACCTCAGTTAACAGATGCAtgtatgattttcttttttttcactccaccaTAACGTGACATTGTGATTAGCCTTGATCTTTGTTGTGCAGTTTCCCTGAAATATTTCTGATGTCATAATATCCTTTTAAACTCTTCAGAGCTCAGCAAGCTCCACAGTCAGGAGCTGCAGTCTTTGGAGAAAACTTTGAAAGATTCGGAAGCTGCTCTATCTGTAGGTTTGACTTTTTCAAACCTTTTGCAAAGAAATTGTTACATGTAAGTCATGGATTGATGAACCAGGGTATGAAAACATCCCCCCAAGTGACTAGATTGTGTTGTGTTCATCTACAGGATCAGATTGAAGAGCTGACTGTGGAGAACAATGCCCTAATTGAGAAGCTCACTgcagaggagaacaggagaaaagAGCTGGCCGATAAGAGTCAGGTAGTCTTATCTGTGTGCTCCACTTTAGAAACACCTCATGACTCCAGTGTTGCTTGCCTCTAAGCATAAAAGACCACAAGCCAACGATTACCAGAAAGATACGttttcagccaaaacaaaaaatcaatacacacttttttttaaaagacctCATTCTGACCATGAAATATCCTCTAGCATGTGAAACGGTGTGAACAGGAGTGAGTTAAACTCGACTGAGTCGACTACAGCACTGCACAGAGTGTAGATTTAAATTTTTCTAGAGTGCTGTTACAGTAGtgaggctgccactcctcatCAGTATTAAGTGGCTGCCACATGTACTCTGCATGCTGCCCTGGCACAGTAGAGTAATTAAGGTAACTACCTCACATCAGCTATTAATAGATTAGTGATAGGAACAGCATCAGCTCAACAGCTCAGTGTTACAtcattaaaagtttaaaaaggaGCACAAAGCattatttgcatgtttgtcatttttctgtaattgtgtgtgACAACAACATTTCATTGTCCCTGTGAGCCCGCAGCAGCTAACATTTTGTACGTGATGCATGGCGCCCTCTGTTGTGTGCTTCTGGATTTATAGCTACATGACATTTACAAGGCCGGCTGCTCTCATTTTCAAAGTCTTCAACAGTCTCTGAGCATCCTGGCACTAATTTATTTGTCCCTGCAGAAGGACTCCCACACCCTGTATCTGGAGCAGGAGCTAGAAAGCCTCAAAGTGGTGCTGGATAtcaaaaacaagcagctgcaCCAGCAGGAGAAGAAGCTGATGGAGATCGACAAGCTGGTGAGACCGGAGGCAGAGGAAAATGATAGCCGGGCAACAAGACGATGCTGCGGACATTAACAACACATGGAGCACTCATcaatcatcatttcatcattttgtatttttttcttttctttccagaaagagaaaaatgtgaagTTGGATGAGAGCCATAAAAAGGTCCAGCAGGAGAATGAGGACCTCAAAGCCCGCATGGATAGACATGCTGCACTGTCGAGGTAAGAGTTCACCGTATGAGCTCATGTAGAGTGATGGAAACCAGGCTGAAGCCCATAAGCACCTGTCTCAGCTCAGACTGCTTTACGACTCTCTGAACTGCATTATTATCTGTTAATCATGTTCCTTTCAGAAGATGAGTGTACGTACACCTGCTGTTTAGCACTGGGCGCTAAACATGAAACTATATGATTGTAATCTGTTCTTAAAAAATCATCTTCAGTAGGAACTGATGTTACATAGCCAGTGTGATCCTTTATCCTTTCCAAAATAACTCTGCAATCATAATTACCGTTTAGATGTTTATTTCTTTGGGTCGTTGCCTAAAGCAGTCTGACACCAGATAAACCACATAACTCATATATTCTGTATTCTGCAGGTGTCTGTAAAGCATTTCTAACCTGCCTGTCGTGTCCATGTATTACAGACAGCTGTCGACAGAGCAGGCAGCGCTGCAGGAGTCCCTTCAGAAGGAGTCCAAGGTGAACAAACGTTTGTCGATGGAGAACGAGGAGCTGATTTGGAAGCTCCACAATGGAGACCTGAGTAGCCCCCGCAAGGCGTCCCCCaactccacctccccctcccacTCCTTCAGCCTCCAATCACCCCGCAGCTCCGGCCTGTGCTCCAGCACTCCCGTCTCACCCAGATAACGATGGGCACCTGCTTCCACGAAGCAGACCCCCTCTTCTGAGTTGTCCCTCTGGAATTAAGAGCcatgtttgtttcctctttgcttAGCAACAGAACAGCTCCTTCGGGATTGGATGAACTCTGACGCTTCCTGTACAGAGACGCTACAGActgtaaaacaggaaaaaagttGCACAgaagcacttaaaaaaaaaaagcaaggtCACCTTGTTCTTTGCCTTTCACGTCTGATAGTATGGATGGGAAAAAGGAAATCTCAGGACTTCTATGTAATGATACAGTAATTTTGTTACTTGTTGCCAGAGGGTTCCTGAAGCTCAACGCACGCACACGTCTACAGTACATGCAGTAGAAAatacacgcatgcatgcatatgtCATCAGATACAGCTCTGCTGTGAGAGCGAGGGCttctttgtgtctctggagACCACAGCCATGGAAAGTCTGAATGCAGAATAGTTATGAATACAGAAGACACTGTCCCTGCTCAGAGtgcatttgatttgaaatggGGAGTTCCTTCTGTCACCATCTCTCACAGCTACCTGGCACCAGTGGCAAACAGTCATATTCCTGACATCCTGCTGGTAGTCAGTTCACCAGAGCTGTGCAGGTCTCAGTCTATGTTCAGAATTTCTTTAAGattacttttctttaaaatatcGTTTGTGGCTTCAAACATGTTCTGATTTtcacgtttgtttgtttgaccaTGGGACCAATTAAGtcttttgcatgtgtttgagtCTTATTAATCACCCCTCACTGAACCCTcccagtgcagctttaaagtcgGGGTCTTTGCAAAGAGTTGACCAGAAAAAGCTTTGCTTGTACTTGTCGGAGACACTGCCTCTTGGAAATGTCTTTTTGCGTGGAATTGGTGTTATCAGTGTGTTGGCCCTGATTGAAATATGCAATTAATAAAGTCATGTATTAAATCTGGTGTATTATAGTTTTATGCGACTTGATCACAGCTGATGAAAATCTACTGGTTACTTTTTCAAGAGGTATATTCTAAAAAACTCATCATGAGACTGGAAAACTTGATGTCAGCAGGTTGATACCTGTCCAGGCTTGTGACGGAGTTGAATATCCTTAAATGTGTCCTAAACCGCAAACATTCATTTCCTCAGCTAAAGTATATtccaaaatcttttttttttttaaaaacccactGACTATTGAGCAAAGTGGAAACTGCAGCAAGTGTTGCATCGGACCAAAAGAAGTTCTGGGCCTGCAGATCACATTCCACATACGGAGTGCATTAGTGTGTCAGCCTGGCACACAGCTCGGCTTCGAAACACATTCTGCTTTTCACAACAAGCTACAAAGCCAGAGCAACTCTCTGATGGCTGCTGCTCTTAGCCAGCATCATTATTTCATCTAAATGTAGCATAAAGGCTAACTGATGAGTCAGAGTTTGATTAGGTGTCTAACACAGCAGAGGGCCAAGGTTTACAGCAGTCCTGGTTCTCCATAGAGACGCTAAACATCTCACTCACCTACCCGGAACTCTTGTTAAAgtgaatatgtattttttttttttataaatgtagcACTTGTGTTGGTTACAACTTTCTGCAGACTTTAAGAGTCTATGTTAAAGTCATGCTCCTGTAGAGCTTCTGATGCAGCGTGTTATGAAACCATTTTGGCTTCTCTCATGAGAAATATTCCCAGAGATGTTCAGCAGATTTGAGGTCTGGTGACTGGACTTGAGGTAGTCTGGATTCATGTTTAggctcattgtcctgctgcaacACGAGTCATCTGCACAACCAGACCCCCAAAATGACGTCATGTAGACAAAGCTCCACTTTTTGAAATGAACTCTTCAACAAAAGGTGTAGCAAGTCTTTATTATGTTATTACAATCTACAATCTAAAAGGAAAACACCCATTTCTAAGTATATACATGTCGAGCTGGTCTCATCTGGTGTGTTACAGTTACATCTCAAACTCGGCGCTGGCTTCTCTGCTGGGGCTATTAGGAGATGTTGATCGTTACGATTGTCTCACCGTGCTGGTTCTTGGCTTTACATACGTAGTGTCCAAAGTCGATGGTCTCTATGTCCTCCACAGTCATGACGCTCTGGGAGACCCGTGTGGTGTAGCCCATTCCTCTGTTAACCAGCCTCCAGGAGCTTTGGATGTTAACTGGACGGTCGGCCTGCATGATTTAGTACcattatgttatttttttggtGGCAATGATGGCAGGAAAAAAATCCACTCATGATGGTTAGGTACATTTTAAAGGCATTATTATGCAAATTCATTTGAATTGAATCTTTTCCCATTTAAAAGATAGAATAATGAAATTAAGACAATTATTATCAATTAGTAAATTCAATTATCACTTTATATCCTTTATTTGATACCCtactttcttttaaaatgatttttaacaGTGTGATTTAATTGTCACATTCGAGACTCCATAGACTTCCATCAGAACACCGTCTGCACTTctaattattgttgttgtttatctACTTTAATCAACCCAGAGTGAGGCTCCTCCTGTCATTCTGAGCCCAGTATTCCTCTTACCTGACCGGGATAAGACCAGGCGAAGCTCACGTCCACCTCTGGCTCCCCCAGCACTGTGCAGGTCACGTTGACATTGTCCCCTCCCCTCACAAACTCCGGAGAGACTTCAAGACTTACAAACGGTGGCCCGCTAGGAACTATCAACAAGAGCCAGTAAACAATATGTATTACCAAATATCATACAAGCGCTTTATGTACAAGGTAGTAACATTTCTAGGTGAAAGCTGGGTGGTGTTTAAACAGTTAAACCATCACTCTGCTTCCCTCCACCTGTCAGCTAAACATGCCAATGGAGCTTAATTTTACCACACAGTTTCCATTTCATAAATCCAGACTGCGTTGCTTTTTCAGTTGGCCACATAAACCAAGATCAGcggtgaggagagaggaggctttTGAAATATAGGACCTTTTCCTGGAAGTAACCTGCACTTGATTCATGACTTTGTGAGAATGCATCTTTTAAATCAATAAGGCGACACGTAATGCAGTTATTTTCTCTTCCCTACCCTCCACGTAGAGCAGCTGGTACTTAGTGGAGATCTGAGGGGTGCCCCTGGTCACAGCCTTGCAGTAGAACACCCCCTGATGCTCTGGGCTGGGGTTCTGCAGGACGAAGCCCTTGGTGGGGTCACTGGTCACCAGCGTCCCGTTGGCTGTGATCTCCTCTGGAGGGACTTCTCTGTGCAGGGACATCTTGGCCTGCGGGTCGGTCACGCGGCAGGGCACCACGGCGGGCCTGTCTGGGCGCAGGTACACGATCTCAAAGTGGATGGCAGAGGGGACGAAGAggttgtctttgtctgtttgaaGGGACACATGCGTGACATTAGATAGTCAATGCTTCACTGcaaatgtcctctgtgacacttagaaaataaaaaatacaccGCAATGAAAACAGGTCATCGTGCCATAAAGGCGGTCAGTGTGTTGGATGGacggctgtgtgtttgtgaggaagATATTAAACCCTCATCACTCACACATTAGCGTCTTTAAACACTCACATGTGGCATCACTAATGCTTGGTACGAGACATGTTTATTGCTTGATGATGATACAAGATGCCGATGCTCTGTGCAACAGAGATCCAACCATCACATTAACCGATTTTCTGACCACTTGGTGCCAAAAGAATGAGATCTAAACACACTGACCTATGATCATAGTTGATATGTGAACATGctgcctatttacacatttagcagacacacacacacattagcattCTTTTGGAATCATGCCTCAGGCCACCTGGGAAAAAAAGTCCACTCtcttttagctttattttggtctcctccaactcctgCAGGAAATATCAGGAACTACGTGCTCCTCTATGCTCATATTTTGCTGAAATCAGCTGCTGTTGTGACTGAAAACAAGGCTGATGGGAACTGCAAGAGTGAATCACAACAGTAAGGCTGTGGGCTGCTATATGGGTTCAGCACTGGATCTGTTGTTCATGTCATAAGTGACAACATGCACTCTTTGTAAATGTCCCTTATTgctaattttagaaaataaaaaaggtacAATGTGCTCTGCTGCCCCCTATTTTATTCACCTGAGAAGTAGATGTATGAGATATAAGTGCGGTCGTGGTCCTTCTCACACTCTGTGCCGTCACACACGATCACCCAGCAGCTGAAGGCCCCCGTGTCGGCGGCAGAGGGCGACATCAGGACCAGCTGGCTGTACTTGTCACTCTGCTTGATGCTGGAGGCGGGAGACAAACACATAAGACCTTCACATCCACATCAGCATGACAATGAGCCGCTGTCTGCTTCCAGCACCTGAGGCGTGAGTCGTTGAAGGTGTCCAGGTAGGCCGGGTATGACCATCCGATGGAGTTGCCTTTGCAGCGCAGCTCCATGTTCTTCCCAGGAGTCAGAGTTGTGCTCTGGCCCAGGCGCACGAAGCGTCCTTTATCTAAAACCTGGGTCAACAGGGACTGGcccttccctcctccatcttttaGTTTGGGGTGTCGGATCTTCACCCGTTTCCCCCCTGGCCGGATGCGGTTCTCTCCTACGTCTTTTCTCCGCTTGACTTGCTGGCAGGCACCTGGATACCCAGAGGCACAGGGGAAGGGTGGGTTAAAGgcaagagagaaagggagggggggggtgaaaacAATAAAGGTAACAGAGATAAGTCACAAGTCACATCAGCTGTTACTGTCCTGTGGCCTGATTCTGCACAGAAACAGTGTCCAGTGTGCTCATCTGGAaagcttctctctgtgtttctcccaGCTGTGACAACAGTTGAACAGGAAGGGTGAAATCCTTATTATTGGCACAAGATGTCCAGAACCCAGCCTCTCTTTCGGCTGCATGCTCTGCATTTCTCAGTGGGCACATAAGCCATCGTAGACCAGAACAAAATAATCGGTCTGTAGTGCAGACTTCCAGGGTTTGTTGTTGTATTCTTCAGTG
Encoded proteins:
- the pdgfrl gene encoding platelet-derived growth factor receptor-like protein, coding for MKLWVVLCLALLWGELQNGACQQVKRRKDVGENRIRPGGKRVKIRHPKLKDGGGKGQSLLTQVLDKGRFVRLGQSTTLTPGKNMELRCKGNSIGWSYPAYLDTFNDSRLSIKQSDKYSQLVLMSPSAADTGAFSCWVIVCDGTECEKDHDRTYISYIYFSDKDNLFVPSAIHFEIVYLRPDRPAVVPCRVTDPQAKMSLHREVPPEEITANGTLVTSDPTKGFVLQNPSPEHQGVFYCKAVTRGTPQISTKYQLLYVEVPSGPPFVSLEVSPEFVRGGDNVNVTCTVLGEPEVDVSFAWSYPGQADRPVNIQSSWRLVNRGMGYTTRVSQSVMTVEDIETIDFGHYVCKAKNQHGETIVTINIS
- the mtus1a gene encoding microtubule-associated tumor suppressor 1 homolog A isoform X2, whose protein sequence is MLWSPKLSLSNIHVRLTAKGLLRNIQLLSGCRKNTVVFQAVDKNKPKASSRQQHPQQQASQPHQSNRPPDVVPASVAKAGRKDPSIQQLRGLLAASNCRFEAVAIVLQQTLAERDEATKHCRELSQELVNLQGELVCSIGSSERLEKEKDELRVALEDALQTLQEQHQKDLAELEQRLQAFYQAEWDKVHLTYQEEADKCKTLMEQQMGELKANHEAMKLELENSHTEQLQCVKQQYEMSLEELSKLHSQELQSLEKTLKDSEAALSDQIEELTVENNALIEKLTAEENRRKELADKSQKDSHTLYLEQELESLKVVLDIKNKQLHQQEKKLMEIDKLKEKNVKLDESHKKVQQENEDLKARMDRHAALSRQLSTEQAALQESLQKESKVNKRLSMENEELIWKLHNGDLSSPRKASPNSTSPSHSFSLQSPRSSGLCSSTPVSPR
- the mtus1a gene encoding microtubule-associated tumor suppressor 1 homolog A isoform X3 codes for the protein MGCSGSRACLGAPCAAEKRDEATKHCRELSQELVNLQGELVCSIGSSERLEKEKDELRVALEDALQTLQEQHQKDLAELEQRLQAFYQAEWDKVHLTYQEEADKCKTLMEQQMGELKANHEAMKLELENSHTEQLQCVKQQYEMSLEELSKLHSQELQSLEKTLKDSEAALSDQIEELTVENNALIEKLTAEENRRKELADKSQKDSHTLYLEQELESLKVVLDIKNKQLHQQEKKLMEIDKLKEKNVKLDESHKKVQQENEDLKARMDRHAALSRQLSTEQAALQESLQKESKVNKRLSMENEELIWKLHNGDLSSPRKASPNSTSPSHSFSLQSPRSSGLCSSTPVSPR